The proteins below come from a single Acidovorax sp. NCPPB 4044 genomic window:
- a CDS encoding transporter substrate-binding domain-containing protein, whose product MMRTPFATFLAAAAIAVGVFAQSAHAGPRLDRIMEAKVLRVGTPGDYRPFAIKTDAGYSGHDIDVIELMAKEMGVKVEYVPTSWPNLMKDIQSDKFDVAVGGITRNVTRIRQIEMLPGYAPFGKVALVRAADKDKYKTLADLNQPAVRVIKNPGGTNETFVLENLKAAQVGTHDKNAEIPALIAEGKGDVMITETYEALHYAKADPRLHAAFVATPLTPQNTLGFMLPKDDADYSRVMEFVWGLIDARGQLKLASDKWLK is encoded by the coding sequence ATGATGCGCACTCCTTTTGCCACCTTTCTCGCGGCCGCGGCCATCGCCGTCGGCGTTTTCGCCCAGTCCGCGCACGCCGGTCCCCGGCTCGACCGGATCATGGAGGCGAAAGTCCTGCGGGTGGGCACGCCCGGCGACTACCGGCCTTTCGCGATCAAGACGGATGCGGGCTACTCCGGCCATGACATCGATGTGATCGAACTCATGGCCAAGGAAATGGGCGTGAAGGTCGAGTACGTACCGACGAGCTGGCCCAATCTGATGAAGGACATCCAGTCCGACAAGTTCGACGTGGCCGTGGGCGGCATCACGCGCAACGTGACCCGCATCCGCCAGATCGAAATGCTCCCGGGCTACGCCCCCTTCGGTAAGGTGGCGCTGGTGCGCGCCGCGGACAAGGACAAATACAAGACGCTGGCCGATCTGAACCAGCCCGCAGTGCGCGTCATCAAGAACCCGGGCGGCACCAACGAAACCTTCGTGCTGGAGAACCTCAAGGCGGCCCAGGTCGGCACGCATGACAAGAACGCGGAAATCCCGGCCTTGATCGCCGAAGGCAAGGGCGACGTGATGATCACCGAGACCTACGAAGCACTGCATTACGCCAAGGCCGACCCCCGCCTGCATGCCGCCTTCGTCGCCACGCCGCTGACGCCCCAGAACACGCTGGGCTTCATGCTGCCCAAGGACGATGCCGACTACTCGCGCGTGATGGAGTTCGTCTGGGGCCTGATCGATGCGCGCGGCCAGCTGAAGCTGGCCTCGGACAAGTGGCTGAAGTAG
- the maiA gene encoding maleylacetoacetate isomerase — translation MKLFNYFRSSASYRVRIALALKGLSYEYVPVHLVRAEHRAPAYAERVGDTLVPALELDDGTTLTQSMAIVEYLEETHPEPPLLPADALGRAYVRTLAQMVACDIHPINNLRVLKYLTQDLGQDEAAKTAWYRHWTRGGLQAFERQLDLLARGREAAGLPASQLCWGDVPTLADCCLVPQIFNAQRFQVDLDGLPRTMAAWETAAALPAFRAAHPSACPDSEG, via the coding sequence ATGAAGCTGTTCAACTACTTCCGATCCTCCGCTTCCTACCGCGTGCGCATCGCCTTGGCCCTGAAGGGCCTCTCCTACGAGTACGTGCCGGTGCATCTGGTGCGCGCGGAGCACCGTGCCCCCGCCTACGCCGAGCGCGTGGGCGACACGCTGGTGCCGGCGCTGGAGCTGGACGACGGGACCACGCTCACCCAGTCCATGGCCATCGTCGAATACCTCGAAGAGACCCATCCGGAGCCCCCGCTGCTGCCGGCCGATGCGCTCGGCCGCGCCTACGTGCGCACGCTGGCGCAGATGGTGGCTTGCGACATCCACCCGATCAACAACCTGCGGGTGCTCAAGTACCTCACCCAGGATCTGGGGCAGGACGAAGCCGCCAAGACCGCGTGGTACCGGCATTGGACGCGGGGAGGCCTGCAGGCTTTCGAGCGGCAACTGGACCTGCTCGCGCGCGGGCGCGAAGCCGCCGGCCTGCCTGCGTCGCAGCTCTGTTGGGGCGATGTGCCCACGCTGGCCGACTGCTGCCTGGTCCCCCAGATCTTCAATGCCCAGCGCTTCCAGGTGGACCTGGACGGTCTGCCGCGCACGATGGCTGCCTGGGAAACCGCCGCGGCATTGCCGGCCTTCCGGGCGGCGCATCCCTCCGCATGCCCGGACAGCGAAGGGTGA
- a CDS encoding NUDIX hydrolase: MTLRSPIKHCRECGAAVVYRVPDDGDTKPRAVCPACHTIHYENPLNVVGTVPALGDRVLLCKRNIEPRWGKWTLPAGFMELNETTAEGAARETDEEAGAQIAMGPLFSVVNVPRVGQVHLFYLATLQSDQFDPGYETIEARLFTEQEIPWDEIAFRTVKTTLERYFADRRAGAFGMHCVDLTD, from the coding sequence ATGACCTTACGCAGCCCGATCAAGCACTGCCGAGAATGCGGCGCCGCAGTGGTGTACCGCGTGCCCGACGATGGCGACACCAAGCCGCGCGCGGTCTGTCCGGCGTGCCACACCATCCATTACGAGAACCCGCTCAACGTGGTGGGCACCGTTCCCGCGCTGGGCGACCGGGTGCTGCTGTGCAAGCGCAACATCGAACCGCGCTGGGGCAAGTGGACCCTGCCGGCCGGTTTCATGGAACTGAACGAAACGACCGCCGAAGGGGCCGCGCGCGAGACGGACGAAGAAGCCGGCGCCCAGATCGCCATGGGCCCGCTCTTCTCGGTGGTCAATGTGCCCCGGGTGGGGCAGGTGCATCTTTTCTACCTGGCAACGCTGCAGAGCGACCAGTTCGACCCGGGCTACGAAACCATCGAAGCCCGGCTGTTCACCGAGCAGGAGATCCCCTGGGACGAGATCGCCTTCCGGACGGTGAAGACCACGCTGGAGCGCTATTTCGCCGACCGTCGCGCGGGTGCGTTCGGCATGCACTGCGTCGACCTCACCGACTGA
- the prmB gene encoding 50S ribosomal protein L3 N(5)-glutamine methyltransferase: protein MTATDAPLAQAHGATLPALVASAAARLDAAGVSFGHGTTNAHDEAAWLVLWRLGLPLNTPLYADAPGAGHSVTPEQQAQVAALIEERIATRKPAAYLTREAWLQGVPFYVDERAIVPRSFIAELLVDGSIDGFLGAETRDVLDLCTGNGSLAVLAAMAYPDVHVMGADLSPDALAVAHINVERHGLADRVALTLSDGLSAVPGPWDLILCNPPYVNASSMAALPAEYRAEPELALAGGADGMDFVRSLLAAAPAALREHGVLVLEIGNERAHFEAAFPDLPAFWLETSAGDDQVLLLTREALVLNNPSIPSA from the coding sequence ATGACGGCAACCGACGCCCCCCTGGCGCAGGCGCACGGCGCCACCCTGCCGGCCCTGGTGGCCAGCGCGGCCGCACGGCTCGATGCCGCCGGCGTGTCCTTCGGACACGGCACCACCAACGCACACGACGAGGCGGCCTGGCTGGTGCTCTGGCGCCTGGGCCTTCCGCTGAACACGCCGCTGTACGCCGATGCGCCCGGGGCCGGGCATTCCGTCACACCCGAGCAGCAGGCGCAGGTCGCGGCACTGATCGAGGAGCGGATCGCCACGCGCAAGCCCGCGGCCTACCTCACACGGGAAGCCTGGCTGCAGGGCGTGCCGTTCTATGTGGACGAGCGTGCCATCGTTCCCCGCAGCTTCATTGCCGAACTGCTGGTCGATGGCAGCATCGACGGATTCCTGGGTGCCGAGACGCGCGACGTGCTCGACCTCTGTACCGGCAACGGCAGCCTGGCCGTGCTGGCGGCCATGGCCTATCCGGATGTGCATGTCATGGGCGCAGACCTGTCTCCGGACGCGCTGGCCGTAGCGCACATCAACGTGGAACGCCACGGCCTCGCCGATCGCGTGGCGCTCACGCTCTCCGATGGCCTCTCGGCCGTGCCGGGCCCCTGGGACCTCATCCTGTGCAACCCGCCGTACGTGAATGCTTCGAGCATGGCCGCCCTGCCTGCCGAGTACCGCGCCGAGCCGGAGCTGGCCCTGGCCGGCGGCGCGGACGGCATGGATTTCGTTCGCTCGCTGCTGGCGGCGGCTCCCGCGGCGCTCCGTGAGCATGGGGTGCTGGTGCTGGAGATCGGCAATGAGCGCGCCCACTTCGAAGCGGCTTTCCCCGACCTGCCCGCGTTCTGGCTGGAAACCAGCGCGGGTGACGACCAGGTCCTGCTGCTCACCCGCGAAGCACTTGTGCTGAACAACCCTTCCATCCCCTCGGCCTGA
- a CDS encoding acetyl-CoA C-acetyltransferase produces the protein MEDIVIVSAVRTPVGKFGGALAKTPATELGAIVIKEALARAKVPLDQVGEVIMGQVLAAGAGQNPARQAMMKAGVAKETPALTINAVCGSGLKAVMLAAQAVATGDSEIVVAGGQENMSLSPHVLNGSRDGQRMGDWKMVDTMIVDGLWDVYNQYHMGITAENVAKQQGIDRGQQDALALASQQKAAAAQDAGKFKDEIVGVSLPQKKGDPVLFDADEYLNRKTNAEALAGLRPAFDKAGSVTAGNASGINDGAAAVVVMSAKKAASLGLTPLARIAGYATSGLDPATMGMGPVPATRKALERAGWSVADVDLFELNEAFAAQACAVNKELGVDPSKVNVNGGAIALGHPIGASGCRVLVTLLHELQRSGARKGVAALCIGGGMGVALAVERV, from the coding sequence ATGGAAGACATCGTCATTGTTTCGGCCGTTCGCACCCCCGTCGGCAAGTTCGGCGGCGCACTCGCCAAGACCCCCGCAACCGAATTGGGCGCCATCGTGATCAAGGAGGCCCTTGCACGTGCGAAGGTCCCGCTGGACCAGGTCGGTGAAGTGATCATGGGCCAGGTACTGGCTGCGGGCGCGGGCCAGAACCCTGCGCGGCAGGCCATGATGAAAGCCGGCGTCGCCAAAGAAACGCCGGCACTCACCATCAACGCGGTGTGCGGATCGGGTCTCAAGGCCGTGATGCTGGCGGCGCAGGCCGTTGCCACCGGCGACAGCGAAATCGTGGTGGCCGGCGGACAGGAAAACATGAGCCTATCGCCCCACGTCCTCAACGGTTCGCGCGACGGCCAGCGCATGGGCGACTGGAAGATGGTCGACACCATGATCGTGGACGGCCTCTGGGACGTCTACAACCAGTACCACATGGGCATCACGGCCGAGAACGTGGCCAAGCAGCAAGGCATCGACCGTGGGCAGCAGGACGCGCTGGCGCTGGCGAGCCAGCAGAAGGCAGCCGCGGCACAGGACGCGGGCAAGTTCAAGGATGAAATCGTCGGTGTGAGCCTGCCCCAGAAGAAGGGCGACCCCGTGCTGTTCGATGCCGATGAATACCTGAACCGCAAGACCAATGCCGAAGCCCTGGCAGGCCTGCGTCCTGCGTTCGACAAGGCGGGCTCCGTCACAGCGGGCAATGCCTCGGGCATCAACGACGGCGCTGCCGCCGTGGTGGTGATGAGTGCCAAGAAAGCAGCGTCCCTCGGGCTTACGCCACTCGCCCGCATCGCCGGCTATGCCACGAGCGGACTGGACCCTGCCACCATGGGCATGGGCCCGGTGCCCGCCACCCGCAAGGCCCTGGAGCGGGCGGGCTGGAGCGTTGCCGACGTGGACCTGTTCGAGCTGAACGAGGCCTTTGCGGCGCAAGCCTGCGCCGTCAACAAGGAACTGGGAGTCGATCCGTCGAAGGTCAATGTGAATGGCGGCGCCATTGCACTCGGCCATCCGATCGGCGCATCCGGTTGCCGCGTGCTGGTGACGCTGCTGCATGAACTGCAGCGCAGTGGTGCGCGCAAGGGCGTGGCGGCACTGTGCATCGGTGGCGGCATGGGCGTCGCGCTGGCCGTGGAACGGGTCTGA
- a CDS encoding fumarylacetoacetate hydrolase family protein: MNYVIPPAPIASVPVAGSGDRFPVHRIYCVGRNYEEHAKEMGFTGREPPFFFLKPADSIVPTATGETGTLPYPTLTANLHHEIELVVAIGRGGKNIAAADAHQHIYGYAVGLDMTRRDLQNEMKKQGRPWCIGKGFEHSAPIGPITPKAQAGDVEQAGIWLSVNGTERQRSSVQRLIWNIAETIEHLSAAWELQPGDLIFTGTPEGVGAVVRGDVLEGGVDGLGTLRVAVA, translated from the coding sequence ATGAACTACGTGATTCCTCCCGCCCCCATCGCGAGCGTGCCCGTGGCGGGCTCCGGAGACCGGTTTCCGGTCCACCGCATCTACTGCGTGGGCCGCAACTACGAAGAGCACGCAAAGGAGATGGGATTCACCGGGCGCGAGCCGCCCTTTTTCTTCCTGAAGCCCGCAGACAGCATCGTCCCGACGGCCACCGGCGAAACGGGCACCCTGCCCTACCCCACGCTCACCGCCAACCTGCACCATGAGATCGAACTGGTGGTGGCCATCGGCCGGGGTGGCAAGAACATCGCTGCGGCCGACGCGCACCAGCATATCTACGGCTATGCGGTCGGCCTGGACATGACACGCCGCGACCTCCAGAACGAGATGAAGAAACAGGGGCGCCCCTGGTGCATCGGCAAGGGTTTCGAGCACAGTGCGCCCATCGGCCCCATCACGCCCAAGGCGCAGGCCGGCGACGTGGAGCAGGCCGGGATCTGGCTCTCGGTCAACGGCACGGAGCGCCAGCGCAGCAGCGTGCAGCGCCTGATCTGGAACATCGCCGAAACCATCGAACACCTCTCCGCCGCCTGGGAACTGCAACCCGGCGACCTGATCTTCACGGGCACGCCCGAAGGCGTGGGCGCGGTGGTCCGGGGCGATGTGCTGGAAGGCGGTGTGGACGGCCTGGGAACCTTGCGCGTGGCCGTGGCGTGA
- a CDS encoding ABC-F family ATP-binding cassette domain-containing protein has protein sequence MILLNNVTLRRGAKVLLDSASVTLNPGEKVGLVGRNGAGKSSLFALLNGSLHEDGGDFSMPPQWRMAQVAQNMPETDESATEFVLNGDTRLCELREALGAAEQAEDGMAIAQAYADLGDAGDHDAVPRAQALILGLGFKVEELGRPVNSFSGGWRMRLQLARALMCPSDLLLLDEPTNHLDLDALVWLEAWLQRYAGTLIVISHDREFLDAITTVTLHIDNARLTRYGGNYSRFEELRAQQMELQAASYSKQQDKIAHLQKFIDRFKAKASKAKQAQSRVKALERMEKIAPVLMGAEFTFSFKEPANLPNPMLAITDAAFGYEADEDGAPKTILRHVNRSVLAGQRIGILGANGQGKSTLVKTVARTMRPLAGSVTEGKGLSIGYFAQQELDVLRPADNPLEHMIRLAKDLGNQVREPSREQDLRNYLGTFNFSGDMVKQSVGTMSGGEKARLVLAMIVWQRPNLLLLDEPTNHLDLATREALSMALNEFEGTVMLVSHDRALLRAVCDEFWLVGRGVVGPFDGDLDDYQRYLLEESKRLREEARTTAASSLQKAAAKAEPVAAPPPPPPAPAAARGDAREQRKLGAQARQQLAEKTRPLKRELEQISQHLAALGTDKSGLEERLTQPLPPAEIAECGRRLKSCSDEIDRLEERWLEVSEEIEAIEQGAEK, from the coding sequence ATGATCCTTCTGAACAACGTCACCTTGCGCCGCGGCGCCAAGGTGCTGCTCGATAGTGCCAGCGTCACCCTCAACCCCGGCGAGAAAGTCGGCCTCGTGGGGCGCAACGGTGCCGGCAAATCCTCTCTTTTTGCCCTGCTCAACGGTTCGCTCCACGAAGACGGGGGCGACTTCTCGATGCCGCCGCAGTGGCGCATGGCCCAGGTCGCGCAGAACATGCCGGAGACGGACGAGTCCGCCACCGAGTTCGTGCTGAACGGCGACACTCGGCTCTGCGAACTGCGCGAGGCCCTCGGCGCGGCGGAACAGGCCGAGGACGGCATGGCCATCGCCCAGGCCTACGCCGACCTGGGCGACGCCGGTGACCACGACGCCGTGCCGCGCGCGCAGGCGCTCATCCTGGGGCTGGGCTTCAAGGTCGAGGAACTCGGCCGGCCGGTGAACAGTTTTTCCGGCGGCTGGCGCATGCGGCTCCAGTTGGCACGCGCCCTCATGTGCCCCAGTGACCTGCTGCTGCTCGACGAACCCACCAACCACCTGGACCTGGATGCACTCGTCTGGCTGGAAGCCTGGCTGCAGCGCTACGCCGGCACACTGATCGTCATCAGCCACGACCGGGAATTCCTGGACGCCATCACGACCGTCACGCTGCACATCGACAACGCGCGGCTCACCCGGTATGGCGGCAACTACAGCCGGTTCGAGGAACTGCGGGCCCAGCAGATGGAACTGCAGGCTGCCAGCTATTCCAAACAGCAGGACAAGATCGCCCATCTGCAGAAGTTCATCGACCGCTTCAAGGCCAAGGCCAGCAAGGCCAAGCAGGCGCAGAGCCGGGTCAAGGCGCTGGAGCGCATGGAGAAGATCGCGCCCGTGCTGATGGGCGCGGAATTCACCTTCAGCTTCAAGGAGCCCGCGAACCTGCCCAACCCGATGCTCGCGATCACGGACGCCGCTTTCGGCTACGAAGCCGACGAGGACGGCGCCCCGAAGACCATCCTGCGCCACGTGAACCGATCCGTGCTCGCGGGCCAGCGCATCGGGATCCTCGGCGCCAACGGGCAGGGCAAATCGACGCTCGTGAAGACCGTTGCCCGCACCATGCGCCCGCTGGCCGGCAGCGTGACGGAAGGCAAGGGGCTGTCCATCGGTTATTTTGCGCAGCAGGAACTCGACGTGCTGCGCCCGGCGGACAACCCGCTGGAGCACATGATCCGTCTGGCGAAAGACCTGGGCAACCAGGTACGTGAGCCGAGCCGCGAGCAGGATCTGCGCAACTACCTCGGCACCTTCAATTTCTCCGGGGACATGGTCAAGCAGTCGGTCGGCACCATGAGCGGCGGCGAAAAGGCCCGGCTCGTGCTGGCGATGATCGTCTGGCAACGCCCCAACCTCCTGCTGCTGGACGAGCCCACCAACCACCTGGATCTGGCCACGCGCGAAGCGCTGTCGATGGCGCTCAACGAATTCGAAGGCACCGTGATGCTCGTGAGCCACGACCGGGCCCTGCTGCGCGCCGTCTGCGATGAGTTCTGGCTGGTCGGCCGTGGAGTGGTTGGCCCGTTCGACGGAGATCTGGACGATTACCAGCGCTACCTGCTGGAAGAGTCCAAGCGCCTGCGCGAAGAGGCCCGCACCACGGCAGCCTCCAGCCTGCAGAAGGCGGCCGCCAAGGCGGAGCCTGTCGCCGCACCGCCACCCCCTCCGCCCGCGCCCGCCGCCGCGCGTGGCGACGCCAGGGAGCAACGCAAGCTGGGTGCGCAGGCCCGGCAGCAACTGGCCGAGAAAACCCGGCCACTCAAGCGGGAACTGGAGCAGATCAGCCAGCACCTCGCCGCTCTGGGCACCGATAAATCGGGACTGGAGGAGCGCCTGACCCAGCCGTTGCCACCAGCTGAGATCGCCGAATGCGGTCGCAGGCTGAAAAGCTGCAGCGATGAAATCGACCGCTTGGAAGAACGCTGGCTGGAAGTTTCGGAAGAAATCGAAGCCATCGAACAAGGCGCAGAAAAGTAA
- a CDS encoding polyphenol oxidase family protein, protein MAGPAIPAVTGLPTDWLRPDWPAPAHVHALCTTRSGGVSQGPWATFNLGDHVDDSPHAVGQNRQRLRDGLAAWDGSDVVPRFLKQVHGTCVADLDADPPDGTPADACTASLPGRACTIMVADCLPVLFADRQGTRVAAAHAGWRGLAGGVLEQALACFGSRRVAGPAPTEAASVAEGLPARGDVLAWLGPCIGPSAFEVGDEVREAFCDQDPAAAAHFSAGAGGKHLASLPGLARQRLLALGVGSVHGNDGSDGWCTVLQSSRFFSHRASMGLSGVSGGRMAACIWIGRRAEV, encoded by the coding sequence ATGGCGGGCCCCGCCATACCGGCCGTGACCGGCCTGCCGACCGATTGGCTGCGCCCCGACTGGCCAGCGCCCGCGCATGTACACGCCCTCTGCACCACGCGATCGGGCGGGGTGAGCCAGGGGCCTTGGGCCACCTTTAACCTGGGTGACCACGTGGACGATAGCCCGCATGCCGTGGGGCAGAACCGCCAGCGGCTGCGTGACGGGCTGGCGGCCTGGGACGGATCGGATGTAGTGCCCCGGTTTCTCAAGCAGGTGCATGGAACATGCGTGGCGGATCTGGACGCGGATCCTCCTGACGGCACGCCAGCCGACGCCTGCACCGCCAGCCTGCCCGGCCGCGCCTGCACCATCATGGTGGCCGACTGCCTGCCGGTGCTCTTCGCCGATCGGCAAGGGACGCGTGTCGCAGCCGCCCATGCGGGCTGGCGCGGCCTGGCCGGCGGGGTGCTGGAGCAGGCGCTGGCGTGCTTCGGCAGCCGTCGCGTGGCGGGACCTGCGCCAACGGAAGCCGCCTCTGTAGCGGAGGGGCTCCCTGCCCGCGGCGATGTCCTCGCCTGGCTGGGCCCTTGCATCGGGCCCAGCGCTTTCGAAGTGGGAGACGAGGTGCGCGAGGCGTTCTGCGACCAGGACCCTGCGGCTGCGGCGCATTTCAGCGCCGGGGCCGGCGGCAAACACCTGGCGAGCCTGCCCGGCCTCGCCCGACAGCGCTTGCTGGCCCTGGGGGTCGGCAGCGTGCACGGCAACGATGGCTCCGACGGATGGTGCACCGTGCTCCAGTCGTCACGGTTCTTCTCGCACCGCGCCTCGATGGGCCTGTCCGGGGTCAGCGGCGGGAGGATGGCCGCCTGCATCTGGATCGGGCGGCGCGCGGAGGTCTGA
- the phbB gene encoding acetoacetyl-CoA reductase: protein MNQKIAYVTGGMGGIGTAICQRLHKDGFKVIAGCGPTRDHAKWLAEQKALGFTFYASVGNVGDWDSTVAAFTHARAEFGTVDVLVNNAGITRDRMFLKMSREDWDAVIETNLNSMFNVTKQVVGDMVEKGWGRIINISSVNGEKGQAGQTNYSAAKAGMHGFSMALAQELATKGVTVNTVSPGYIGTDMVKAIRPDVLEKIVATVPVKRLGEPSEIASIIAWLASEEGGYATGADFSVNGGLHMG, encoded by the coding sequence ATGAATCAGAAAATCGCGTATGTCACGGGGGGCATGGGTGGCATCGGTACTGCCATCTGCCAGCGCCTGCACAAGGATGGCTTCAAGGTCATCGCAGGTTGCGGACCCACCCGCGACCATGCCAAATGGCTCGCGGAGCAAAAAGCCCTGGGCTTCACGTTCTATGCATCCGTCGGCAATGTGGGCGACTGGGATTCCACGGTGGCGGCTTTCACCCACGCCCGCGCCGAATTCGGCACGGTGGACGTGCTGGTGAACAACGCAGGCATCACGCGCGACCGCATGTTCCTCAAGATGTCCCGCGAAGACTGGGATGCCGTGATCGAAACCAACCTCAACAGCATGTTCAACGTGACCAAGCAGGTCGTGGGCGACATGGTCGAGAAGGGCTGGGGCCGCATCATCAACATCAGCAGCGTGAACGGTGAAAAAGGCCAGGCGGGGCAGACCAACTACTCGGCTGCGAAAGCCGGAATGCACGGCTTCTCGATGGCTCTGGCCCAGGAACTGGCGACCAAAGGCGTCACGGTGAACACGGTGAGCCCCGGATACATCGGGACCGACATGGTGAAGGCGATCCGGCCGGACGTGCTGGAAAAGATCGTCGCGACGGTCCCCGTGAAGCGCCTGGGCGAACCCAGCGAGATCGCGTCGATCATCGCCTGGCTGGCGTCGGAAGAGGGCGGCTACGCCACCGGGGCCGATTTCTCGGTGAACGGCGGCCTGCACATGGGCTGA
- a CDS encoding PHA/PHB synthase family protein — protein MDFEAGWAGSAQQIQQKLNQSWTQALEAFRQAGGSAAGSGPAASQPSLRFAPDKLAALQQQYVQEAGELWSQALQPAAIKDRRFSGAAWSESPMAAFSAAAYLLNARTLMGLADAVEADAKVRARIRFGVEQWMAAMSPSNFLVFNPEAQKKAVETKGESLAKGIANLLHDMRQGHVSMTDESIFEVGRNVATSEGAVVYENALFQLIEYKPLTAKVHERPLLVVPPCINKFYILDLQPENSLIRHAVAQGHRTFVVSWRNPGESLARATWDEYIEDAVVCAIDTTRQIAGTDQINALGFCVGGTMLATALAVLAARGEEPVASATFLTTLIDFTDTGILDVFIDESFVSFRELQMGQGGLMKGQDLASTFSFLRPNDLVWTYVVGNYLKGETPPPFDLLYWNSDSTNLPGPFYAWYLRNLYLENNLVKPDHLTVCGEPIDLSRVDLPVYIYGSREDHIVPIDAAYASTQVLPGPKRFVMGASGHIAGVINPPTKKKRSHWLRPDDALPATLAEWLEGATEQPGSWWTDWTDWLAGHAGPLVSAPKRYGKGARFQSIEPAPGRYVQERS, from the coding sequence ATGGATTTTGAAGCAGGCTGGGCCGGCAGCGCCCAGCAAATCCAGCAGAAACTGAACCAGAGCTGGACCCAGGCGCTGGAGGCATTTCGCCAGGCCGGGGGCAGTGCCGCCGGGTCCGGCCCGGCGGCTTCGCAGCCATCCCTACGCTTCGCTCCCGACAAGCTGGCCGCGCTGCAGCAGCAGTATGTGCAGGAAGCCGGAGAACTCTGGAGCCAGGCACTTCAGCCCGCGGCGATCAAAGACCGGCGCTTCAGCGGTGCCGCGTGGTCCGAAAGTCCCATGGCTGCCTTTTCGGCAGCGGCCTATCTGCTCAATGCGCGCACGCTGATGGGCCTGGCCGATGCCGTGGAGGCCGACGCCAAGGTCCGGGCCCGCATCCGTTTCGGGGTAGAGCAGTGGATGGCGGCAATGTCGCCGAGCAATTTCCTGGTCTTCAACCCGGAAGCGCAGAAGAAAGCCGTCGAAACCAAGGGCGAGAGTTTGGCCAAGGGCATCGCGAACCTCCTGCACGACATGCGCCAGGGCCATGTCTCCATGACGGACGAGAGCATCTTCGAGGTCGGCCGCAACGTGGCCACCTCGGAAGGGGCCGTCGTGTACGAGAACGCGCTGTTCCAGCTCATCGAATACAAGCCGCTCACCGCCAAGGTCCATGAGCGTCCCTTGCTGGTGGTGCCACCGTGCATCAACAAGTTCTACATCCTGGATCTGCAGCCCGAGAATTCCCTCATCCGGCATGCGGTGGCCCAGGGCCACCGAACCTTCGTCGTGAGCTGGCGCAACCCGGGTGAATCGCTCGCCCGGGCCACCTGGGACGAGTACATCGAAGACGCCGTGGTCTGCGCCATCGACACAACCCGGCAGATCGCCGGCACCGACCAGATCAATGCGCTGGGATTCTGCGTGGGCGGCACCATGCTGGCCACCGCGTTGGCCGTACTGGCGGCCCGGGGTGAAGAGCCGGTGGCCAGCGCGACGTTCCTCACCACGCTCATCGACTTCACCGACACCGGCATCCTGGATGTCTTCATCGACGAGAGCTTCGTGAGCTTCCGTGAACTGCAGATGGGGCAGGGCGGGCTGATGAAGGGCCAGGATCTCGCGTCCACCTTCAGCTTCCTGCGGCCCAATGATCTCGTCTGGACCTATGTGGTGGGCAACTACCTGAAGGGCGAGACGCCGCCGCCATTCGATCTGCTCTACTGGAACAGCGACTCGACCAACCTCCCGGGGCCCTTCTACGCCTGGTATCTGCGCAACCTCTACCTGGAAAACAACCTCGTCAAGCCGGACCATCTCACCGTTTGCGGCGAACCGATCGACCTGTCCCGTGTCGACCTGCCGGTGTACATCTACGGATCCCGCGAAGACCACATCGTCCCCATCGATGCGGCCTATGCCTCCACGCAGGTCCTTCCAGGGCCGAAGCGGTTCGTCATGGGGGCGTCCGGGCACATCGCAGGCGTCATCAATCCGCCGACCAAGAAGAAGCGCAGCCACTGGCTCCGGCCCGACGACGCGCTGCCCGCGACGTTGGCCGAATGGCTGGAGGGGGCCACCGAGCAGCCCGGAAGCTGGTGGACCGACTGGACCGACTGGCTGGCCGGCCATGCCGGGCCGCTCGTGTCCGCGCCCAAGCGCTATGGCAAGGGAGCGAGATTCCAGTCGATCGAACCCGCGCCGGGGCGCTACGTTCAAGAACGGTCCTGA